From the genome of Streptomyces sp. V2I9:
CACGAAGCGGCCCACGAGCTCCTGGTCGGACGCGAGGTCCTCACGCAGCAGCTTGATGGCGACCGGGCCGTCGGGCCCCTCGCCGAGCCATACCGTGCCGGCGCTGCCGCGCCCCAGGATCTGGTGGGCCGTGTACCGGCTGCCGATATTCCGTGCCACGACTGCTCCCTCAGCGGCTGGCGGTGGACCCCCGGTCGACAAAGTTACGCGGCGTTCGGGGTGTCGCACGCCCAGGATGGCACCGACCTCGGCTTCTCCGGGCGGAATGGGCCCGGAGAAGTCGACAAAGGGACAGTGTGACGGGTCGGGGCCCGCCCGATCGGTGACGGGGCGGGTCCCTGGCGATCGGTGGCGGGTCAGGCCCCGCCGGAGCCTCCGGTGCTGTCGTTGAGCTTCGAGATCCAGTCGGTGACCGTGCCGATCGCGTCGCCGATGGTTTCCCAGTAGCCCTTGCCCTGGGCCACCCAGTCCTGGAGGGCCAGGTCCCAGACGAGCCAGCCGGCGATGGTCAGGAGCACCACGGTGAACAGGCAGCCCTTGAGGCAGCCGAGGCCGGGGATGCGCATCGGGTTGGCGCTGCGCTGCCGCGGCGGGCGCGGCTCGCGCCGCGGGCGCGGGGCGGGAGGCTGCGGCTGCTGGGGCTGCGGTGCGTACTGCTGCTGGGGCTGGGGCGGCTGCTGGTAGCGCTGCGGCTGGGGCTGCTGTTGCTGCCGCTGCGGCGGGTACTGCTGGGGCTGCGGCGGCGGCTGGCGGCGCTGGGGCGGCTGCTGCTGGTGCTGCTGCGGCGGCTGCTGGCGCTGGGGGCGGCGGCGCAGCGGGTCCTGGCTCGGGTCCAGGTACTGCACCTGGGTCTGCTCGTTGCGGTCGCGGGCCGCCTGGAGCTGCGACTGCCAGGGGTGCGGGCCGTCCGGCTGCGGCGGCCCGTCGGGGCGCTGGGGCACGGGCGGCATGACGGCGGTCGGGTCGGCGCCGGGCCCCCGGCCGGGTCCGCCCTGGCCGCCGGGTCCGGTCTGCGGGAGCACGCTGGTGGCCGCGGACGGGTCGAAGGAGCCCGCGTTGCTCGGCAGCACCTGCGTGGGGTCGGCCGCGCCCGGAGTGTCCGGTACGGCGGTGGGGGCCGGGTCGGGGGCGAGCAGGGCGCCGACGCCGTCGGCGGCGGCGATCTGCGCGGAGTTGGCGTGGACGCCGATACCGGCGGCGACCGTCCGCAGACCGCGGGCCAGGTTCTCGGCGCTGGGCCGCCGGTCGGGGTCCTTGCTCAGGCAGCGCTCGATGACCGTCCACAGCGGCGCGGGGACGGTGGAGGGACGGCGTGGCTCCTCGCTGAGATGCCGGTGCAGGACCTCCAGGGCGGTGCCCCCGGCGAACGGCGGACGACCGGTGACCAGCTCGTACAGCAGGATGCCGGCGCCGTAGACGTCGACGGCGGAGGTCTGCGGGCGGCCCTCGGCGGACTCCGGCGCCACATAGGCGGGCGTGCCGACGAACTCGTGGGTCCGGGTCAGGCCCGGGGAGTCGGCCAGCCGCGCGATGCCGAAGTCGGTGAGCATCGGGGTCATGCCGCCGTCGCGCTCGTCGAGCAGCACGTTGGCCGGCTTCAGGTCGCGGTGGACGACGCCGTCGGCGTGGCTGGCGGCGAGCGCGTCCGCGATCTGCGCGGTGAGCAGGGCGGCGGCGACCGGGGTGAGCGGGCCGTTCTCCCGGAGGTAGCGGTGCAGGTCGGGGCCGTCGATCAGGTCCATCACCAGGGCGAGGAGATCGCCCTCGACGACGAGGTCGCGGGTGCGCACGATATTGGGATGGGTGAGCCGCAGCAGGACGGACCGCTCCCGCAGGAACCGCATCACGACGTCGGCGTCGTTGGCCAGTTCCTCCTTGAGGACCTTGATGGCCACGGTCTCGCCGGGCTGACCCGCGACGGCTGCCTCGGCGCCCGCGGTCTCCCGCTGGCGGGCTCGCCAGACGGTGCCCGTGGCGCCGCGTCCGAGCGGCTCCTCGAGCAGGTACTTGCTGCCTACCGGCCGCACGTCATGCGCTCCCTGCTGATCGTGGTGCTCGCGGCCCACCGGGGCCCGAATGTTCCGGCCCACTGTAATGCCGCCGAACGGGGCGCAGGAGGCTCACGTTTCGAGGGAAGACGCGGGGACCGGACCGAAGGTTGCCGCACGGGTGGTTGAGGATCGACCGACGGTTCGATCATGCGTGCGGATTCCCGTCCGGCATACGGCCACTACCCGCCCGAGAGCACCTTCGAGCGGCGGAATCCGGACGCGAGCGGGCACTTTTGCGCCCACAGCCGACCATTCAAGATCATGTGAAGGTGACCGCCGGGGCGTGTTGTCAGCGGCAGGTGCGAGGATGCCTCCAGCACGGATCTGCGGATGCGGAGTCCCGCGGTCCGTGACGACCTGTACGGACGACGTGTCCGTGCCGGGTGGGGGGAATCACAGGGCGTTTCCCCTGCCGGGCACCCTCGCGCAGAAGGGACCGCTGACGGCGATGCAGATCCGGCTGACCGTCCTCGCGCCGCGCAGCGGCCAGACCCCGGCGCGCACCTGCGACGTGCTCGTCACCGCCCCCGCCGGGACGGCGCTGGCCGCCGTCGCCTCGCAGCTGGCCGCCGCCGTGTCGGGGCCGGAGAGCTCCCAGGGCGGCGGGGCCGTCGTGCTCTTCGCCGGGCGGGAGCGGCTGGACGGGCACCGCATCGCGCTGGGCGAACCCCCTCTGGTGGACGGCGCGGTCCTCTCGCTCCAGGTCCCCGGCGACGACGAGGCGACGGACGACCCGGTCCCGGCCCAGCTCCACGTGGTGGCGGGGCCGGACGCGGGCGGCGTCCACCTGCTGCACGGCGGGCAGATCCGGATCGGCCGCTCGGCCGACGCGGACGTCCCCCTCGACGACCCGGACGTCTCCCGGCTGCACTGCGCGGTGACGGTCTCGGACGACGGCCGGGTCTCGGTCGCCGACCTCGGCTCGACCAACGGCACCTCGCTGGACGGCGTCGAGGTGCGCGAGCGGCCGGTCCGCCTCGCCCCCGGCGCCCTGCTGCGGCTCGGCGAATCCGCCCTCCGGCTCGCTCCGGGCTCCCGTCCGCCGAGGCTGACGACCGCCCCGGACGGCGAGGGGCACCTGCGGGTGACCCGCGCCGAGACGGGCCACCCCGCACCGGGCCGCTCCGCCGGTACGCCCCTCGGGCCGGGCGTCCCCGAGCAGGACGGCCCCGCGTACGGCGCGTCCTCCCCCGGCTCGCCGTCCGCCGCCTCCCCCTTTCCGTCCCCCGGCTCCGCTCTCCCGCCTGCCGCCTCCGCCGCCTCGTCGCCCTCCGGTTCCGGGGCGTACGACTACGCGGAGTCCTGGCCGGAGCAGGCCGAGGCCGGGCCGGGCGGCGCGTCTCCGGGGCCCGGCACCCATGCGCGGGGCGAGCGGTTCGCCGGCGCCCCCGCGCCCCGACGCGGCATAGGCGCCTGGGCCAGGCGGCTCACGGGCGGCGCGAAGGGCGAGCAGGCGACGGGCCGGGAGGCGGGCGCCGACAGGTCCGCCGCACCCGACTCGTACGCCGCCTCCCGCGTCCAGGGCGCTCCTGGCGCGGCCCACGGATCGACGGTGCACGGCTTGGGCGCGGGCTCCCCCGGCTCTGCGGGCGGCTTCGACGCGGGCTCCCCCGGCTCTCCGGGCGGCTTCGACGATCCCTCCGGCGGCCCGTCGGGGTCCGGGCACCTCGCCTCCCCGGTCTCTCCCGGCTCCCCCTTCTCCGCCCTGCCGTCCGCCCCCGAGGGCACCTGGCCCGACCCCGCCGCCGTGCTGCTGACGGCGCTCGGCCCCGGCCCCCGACTCTGGGAGCGCCACCCGGACCACCCGGAGGCCCTGGTGGTCCGGCTCGGCACCACGGACCGGGCCGAGGTGCCCGCCGTGCCGGTGACGGTGGGGCTGCGGGAGGCCGGTTCGCTCGGGCTCGCCGGTCCGCGCGCCCGGCTGGCCGGTCTGGCCCGTGCGACGGTGGCCCAGCTCGCCGCGCTGCACTCGCCGTTCGACCTGGAGATCGTCCTCATCAGCACGGACCGCTCCCGCACGCTGGAGGAGCGGCGGCGCGAGTGGTCCTGGCTGGGCTGGCTGCCGCATCTGCGCCCGACGCACGGCCAGGACTGCCGGCTCCTCCTGGCGTACGAGCGTGAGCAGGCGGAGGCCCGTACGGCGGAGCTGGTACGCCGCCTCGACGAGGGCCCCCTCGGTCCGGGCTGGCCGCATCTGGACCGGGCCTCCCTGGCCGGGGCCGCCCGCGCCCACACGGGCCCCCACACGGTGGTCGTCCTGGACGGCGACCCCGGCACGGCGTTCCTGCGCGAGACCACGGCACGGCTGGCCGGGGCGGGGGCGGCGGCCGGCATCCATCTGAT
Proteins encoded in this window:
- a CDS encoding serine/threonine-protein kinase — protein: MRPVGSKYLLEEPLGRGATGTVWRARQRETAGAEAAVAGQPGETVAIKVLKEELANDADVVMRFLRERSVLLRLTHPNIVRTRDLVVEGDLLALVMDLIDGPDLHRYLRENGPLTPVAAALLTAQIADALAASHADGVVHRDLKPANVLLDERDGGMTPMLTDFGIARLADSPGLTRTHEFVGTPAYVAPESAEGRPQTSAVDVYGAGILLYELVTGRPPFAGGTALEVLHRHLSEEPRRPSTVPAPLWTVIERCLSKDPDRRPSAENLARGLRTVAAGIGVHANSAQIAAADGVGALLAPDPAPTAVPDTPGAADPTQVLPSNAGSFDPSAATSVLPQTGPGGQGGPGRGPGADPTAVMPPVPQRPDGPPQPDGPHPWQSQLQAARDRNEQTQVQYLDPSQDPLRRRPQRQQPPQQHQQQPPQRRQPPPQPQQYPPQRQQQQPQPQRYQQPPQPQQQYAPQPQQPQPPAPRPRREPRPPRQRSANPMRIPGLGCLKGCLFTVVLLTIAGWLVWDLALQDWVAQGKGYWETIGDAIGTVTDWISKLNDSTGGSGGA
- a CDS encoding FHA domain-containing protein, translated to MQIRLTVLAPRSGQTPARTCDVLVTAPAGTALAAVASQLAAAVSGPESSQGGGAVVLFAGRERLDGHRIALGEPPLVDGAVLSLQVPGDDEATDDPVPAQLHVVAGPDAGGVHLLHGGQIRIGRSADADVPLDDPDVSRLHCAVTVSDDGRVSVADLGSTNGTSLDGVEVRERPVRLAPGALLRLGESALRLAPGSRPPRLTTAPDGEGHLRVTRAETGHPAPGRSAGTPLGPGVPEQDGPAYGASSPGSPSAASPFPSPGSALPPAASAASSPSGSGAYDYAESWPEQAEAGPGGASPGPGTHARGERFAGAPAPRRGIGAWARRLTGGAKGEQATGREAGADRSAAPDSYAASRVQGAPGAAHGSTVHGLGAGSPGSAGGFDAGSPGSPGGFDDPSGGPSGSGHLASPVSPGSPFSALPSAPEGTWPDPAAVLLTALGPGPRLWERHPDHPEALVVRLGTTDRAEVPAVPVTVGLREAGSLGLAGPRARLAGLARATVAQLAALHSPFDLEIVLISTDRSRTLEERRREWSWLGWLPHLRPTHGQDCRLLLAYEREQAEARTAELVRRLDEGPLGPGWPHLDRASLAGAARAHTGPHTVVVLDGDPGTAFLRETTARLAGAGAAAGIHLICLADTPAASPTSPVAATYEAACQASLAFRECGAVAMLSGDVATALRLLRTAGGQAAGHGTVAAVDAVSAAWAERFGRALAPLREEGSAALAGRPTTAALPPSARLLDELGLARATPASLMARWASTAEAQPGATPPRAVAASPHRSELDGASSGRTLSAGPRVGPQRTAASSPHHDSVRTPYPPLDTRDSGRTPYPPLDTRDSGRTPYPPLDTRDSGRTPYPPLDTRDSGRTPYLGVQRSAPGAGAGQRRGADSSAAGSTGAPAAGRPVLVLGAGPRGPLSVDLADEGPHLLIEGPPGSGRTELLRAVAASLASAARPDRLGILLVDGSGGEQGDRGEGLLPCTELPHVFGHLVAYDPVRMREFAQALGGELKRRAELLGDLDFATWHERHARQEVPQEVSGRVVGQRPPVGAERRGDLDSPATGTLRLRPAAARPAEPGASPLPRLVVLADDFDALVAPALGSPGRPAAGSVVRALEAVARDGGRLGVHLVATSARPDRTEDTELAQGARLRIVLDAPLLPPSPDEPAPGRGRLGHPDGRVTPFQGGRVTGRIPRTATLRPTVVPLEWERMGDPPTRRPVRELGNGPTDLALLASALERAARSVNAERLPALVPFTS